One window of Psychrobacillus sp. FSL H8-0483 genomic DNA carries:
- a CDS encoding iron-containing alcohol dehydrogenase, producing the protein MNAFSFYNPVKLIFGKGQIDKLSDELSLYGKKVLVVYGGGSIKKNGLYDQVMNSLKQADFKVFELAGVEPNPRLSTAKRGAEICKKEGIDVVLAVGGGSVIDCTKLIVAAAKYEGDAWDLVTRKATPQEALPFATILTLAATGSEMNSGSVITNEETQEKYGWGSPLVFPKFSILDPENTFTVPLDQTVYGIVDMMSHMFEQYYHNATNTPVQDEMIEGVLRAVIDTAPKLIKDLGNYELRETILFAGTMGLNGFLQMGYNGDWASHNIEHAVSAVYDIPHAGGLAIIFPRWMRYNLKVNPERFAKLATNVFHVNPTGKSVEEVALEGIDRLAEFWASLDAPSNLADYHIDGSKIDLMVEKAMARGNYGNFNQLNAEDTKQILTACL; encoded by the coding sequence ATGAATGCATTTTCATTTTATAATCCAGTAAAATTAATTTTTGGTAAGGGACAAATAGATAAGTTATCGGATGAACTTTCTTTATACGGAAAAAAAGTACTTGTCGTGTATGGTGGGGGAAGTATTAAAAAAAATGGCTTATACGATCAAGTCATGAATAGTTTAAAGCAGGCTGATTTCAAAGTCTTTGAATTAGCTGGTGTTGAACCGAATCCAAGACTTTCTACCGCAAAACGTGGAGCAGAGATTTGTAAAAAAGAAGGAATTGATGTTGTTTTAGCAGTTGGCGGTGGTTCTGTTATTGATTGTACAAAACTAATTGTAGCAGCTGCGAAGTATGAGGGAGACGCTTGGGATTTAGTTACACGTAAAGCCACTCCACAAGAAGCACTTCCTTTTGCTACAATTCTAACATTAGCTGCAACTGGTTCCGAAATGAATTCAGGTTCCGTTATAACGAATGAAGAAACACAAGAAAAGTATGGCTGGGGAAGCCCGCTTGTTTTCCCTAAATTTTCAATTTTAGATCCGGAAAATACATTTACTGTTCCACTTGATCAAACTGTCTATGGAATTGTCGATATGATGTCTCATATGTTTGAACAATATTATCACAATGCGACAAATACACCTGTTCAAGACGAGATGATAGAGGGCGTTCTTCGTGCTGTTATTGATACTGCTCCAAAACTTATAAAGGACTTAGGGAACTATGAGTTACGTGAAACAATCTTATTCGCTGGAACTATGGGATTAAACGGATTCTTACAAATGGGATATAACGGTGACTGGGCTAGCCATAACATAGAACATGCAGTATCAGCCGTGTACGATATTCCTCACGCAGGAGGCTTGGCTATCATTTTTCCAAGATGGATGCGCTATAATTTGAAAGTAAATCCAGAGCGATTTGCGAAGCTAGCAACAAACGTGTTTCATGTAAATCCCACAGGAAAGTCTGTCGAAGAAGTTGCATTAGAAGGTATTGACCGCTTAGCAGAGTTTTGGGCTTCATTAGACGCTCCATCAAATTTAGCGGATTACCATATTGATGGTTCTAAAATTGACCTAATGGTTGAAAAAGCGATGGCACGTGGAAATTACGGTAACTTTAATCAATTAAATGCAGAAGACACGAAACAAATTTTAACTGCATGTTTATAA
- a CDS encoding Glu/Leu/Phe/Val dehydrogenase produces the protein MAENLNLFTSTQAVIKEALQKLGYDEAMFELLKEPLRMLEVRIPVRMDDNTVKVFTGYRSQHNDAVGPTKGGVRFHPGVTPEEMKALSMWMTLKAGIVDLPYGGGKGGVVCDPREMSMGEIERLSRGYVRAVGQIVGPAKDIPAPDVFTNAQIMAWMMDEYSRMDQFNSPGFITGKPLVLGGSQGRDRATAQGVTIIINEAAKKRGIDMTGARVVIQGFGNAGSFLAKFLSDQGAKVIGISDAYGALHDPNGLDIDYLLDRRDSFGTVTTLFENTISNEELLELDCDILVPAAIENQITAENAHNIKANIVVEAANGPTTTEATKILYDRGILLVPDVLASAGGVTVSYFEWVQNNQGYYWSEEEVDEKLNKKMVEAFENIYDVATTRNIDMRLAAYMVGVRKTAEASRFRGWV, from the coding sequence ATGGCTGAAAATTTAAACCTGTTCACATCAACTCAGGCTGTAATTAAAGAGGCTTTGCAAAAACTAGGCTACGATGAAGCGATGTTCGAATTACTAAAGGAACCACTTCGTATGTTAGAAGTTAGAATTCCAGTTAGAATGGATGATAATACAGTTAAAGTATTCACTGGTTATCGTTCACAACATAACGATGCAGTAGGTCCTACTAAAGGTGGAGTTCGTTTTCATCCTGGAGTTACTCCAGAAGAAATGAAAGCACTTTCTATGTGGATGACTTTAAAAGCAGGAATTGTAGATCTTCCTTATGGTGGAGGTAAAGGTGGGGTAGTTTGTGACCCACGTGAAATGTCTATGGGAGAAATCGAACGCTTAAGTCGCGGATATGTTCGTGCAGTAGGACAAATCGTTGGACCAGCAAAAGATATTCCAGCTCCTGACGTATTTACTAACGCACAAATTATGGCTTGGATGATGGATGAATATAGTCGTATGGACCAATTTAACTCTCCAGGATTTATCACAGGAAAACCTTTAGTTCTTGGTGGATCACAAGGTCGTGACCGAGCAACTGCACAAGGTGTTACAATTATTATTAACGAAGCTGCTAAAAAACGTGGTATTGATATGACTGGTGCTCGTGTAGTTATTCAAGGTTTCGGTAACGCAGGAAGCTTCCTTGCGAAATTCTTAAGTGATCAAGGTGCAAAAGTTATTGGTATTTCTGATGCATACGGAGCGTTACATGATCCTAATGGTTTAGATATCGATTATTTATTAGATCGTCGTGATAGTTTTGGTACTGTAACAACTCTATTTGAAAATACAATTTCTAACGAAGAATTATTAGAGTTAGATTGTGATATTTTAGTTCCTGCTGCAATTGAAAATCAAATTACTGCTGAAAATGCTCATAACATTAAAGCTAATATTGTGGTAGAAGCTGCAAATGGTCCGACAACTACTGAAGCTACGAAAATACTTTACGACAGAGGTATTTTGTTAGTACCGGACGTATTAGCTAGTGCAGGTGGAGTAACAGTTTCTTACTTTGAATGGGTTCAAAATAACCAAGGTTATTATTGGTCAGAAGAAGAAGTAGATGAAAAACTAAATAAAAAAATGGTAGAAGCTTTTGAAAATATTTATGATGTAGCTACTACACGCAATATTGATATGCGTTTAGCAGCATATATGGTTGGTGTACGTAAAACCGCAGAAGCATCACGTTTCCGTGGTTGGGTATAA
- a CDS encoding ornithine--oxo-acid transaminase — MTISQKVIEQTEKFGANNYNPLPIVVSEAEGVWVKDPEGNKFMDMLSAYSAVNQGHRHPKIIQALKDQADRVTLTSRAFHNDQLGPWYEKVSELTGKEMVLPMNTGAEAVETAFKAARRWAYDVKGVEADQAEVIACNGNFHGRTMGAVSLSSDPEYKRGFGPMLPGIKLIPYGDLEALKAAITPNTAAFLIEPIQGEAGIIIPPAGFMKAALELCRENNVLFIADEIQAGLCRTGKMFACEWEEVEPDMYILGKALGGGVFPISCIVANRDVLSVFNPGSHGSTFGGNPMACAVSLAALDVLIDEKLADRSLELGEYFANALKEIQHPSIKEVRGRGLFIGMELTEEARPYCEALKGLGLLCKETHDTVIRFAPPLIISKEELDWAIEKIKQVFNK, encoded by the coding sequence ATGACTATTTCACAAAAAGTGATTGAACAAACTGAAAAATTTGGTGCTAATAACTATAATCCACTTCCAATCGTTGTTTCAGAAGCGGAAGGTGTTTGGGTAAAAGATCCTGAAGGCAATAAATTTATGGATATGCTTTCTGCGTATTCTGCAGTAAACCAAGGGCATCGTCATCCAAAAATTATTCAAGCATTGAAAGATCAAGCAGATCGAGTTACTTTAACTTCTCGTGCATTCCATAATGACCAATTAGGTCCTTGGTATGAAAAAGTAAGTGAATTAACTGGTAAAGAAATGGTATTACCAATGAATACTGGTGCTGAAGCAGTTGAGACTGCTTTCAAAGCTGCTCGTCGTTGGGCATATGATGTAAAAGGTGTGGAAGCAGATCAAGCAGAAGTGATTGCATGTAATGGGAACTTCCATGGCCGCACAATGGGTGCAGTATCTCTATCATCAGACCCTGAATACAAACGTGGATTCGGACCAATGCTTCCAGGTATCAAATTAATTCCTTATGGTGATCTTGAAGCGCTTAAAGCTGCGATTACTCCAAATACAGCTGCTTTCTTAATTGAACCAATTCAAGGAGAAGCTGGTATCATCATTCCTCCTGCAGGATTCATGAAAGCTGCACTTGAATTATGTCGCGAAAACAATGTATTGTTTATTGCCGATGAAATTCAAGCAGGACTTTGCCGTACTGGTAAAATGTTTGCGTGTGAGTGGGAAGAAGTTGAACCAGATATGTACATTCTAGGTAAAGCACTTGGAGGCGGGGTATTCCCAATTTCTTGTATCGTTGCTAACCGTGATGTATTAAGCGTATTTAATCCAGGTTCACATGGTTCTACTTTTGGTGGTAATCCAATGGCATGTGCTGTATCTTTAGCAGCTCTTGATGTTTTAATTGACGAAAAGTTAGCAGATCGTTCTCTAGAACTAGGAGAATATTTTGCAAACGCGTTAAAAGAAATTCAACATCCTTCTATCAAAGAGGTTCGTGGACGCGGATTATTTATCGGAATGGAATTAACAGAAGAAGCACGTCCTTACTGTGAAGCATTAAAAGGATTAGGATTATTATGTAAAGAAACACATGATACAGTAATCCGTTTTGCTCCACCACTAATTATCTCTAAAGAAGAGTTAGATTGGGCTATCGAGAAAATCAAACAAGTTTTTAATAAATAA
- the pruA gene encoding L-glutamate gamma-semialdehyde dehydrogenase, whose product MIPYKHEAFTDFSKEENKKAIKEGYKVVEAYLGDEYPLIVGGERITTESKIVSYNPANKEQVVGSVSKASKEIAAKAMDIADETFNTWKKVKPEVRADVLFKAAAIMRRRKFEFSALLSKEAGKTWVEADVEAAEAIDFLEYYGRQMLRLKDGQPVESRPGEYNRYDYIPLGVTVVISPWNFPFAIMAGTAVAAMVAGNTVLLKPASTTPVVAYKFIEVLEEAGMPAGVVNFIPGSGAEIGDFLVEHPRTRLISFTGSRDVGLGIVEKSSKLSDGQIWIKRTILEMGGKDTIVVDKEADLELAAQSIVKSAFGFSGQKCSACSRAVIVEDVYDQVVNRVEELTNALSVGVPDNDEHFVGPVIDGASFKKIMSYIEIGKGEGRLVTGGTGDDSKGFFIQPTVIADLSPTARIMQEEIFGPVVGITKAKDFDEAIEIANNTEYGLTGAVITNNRMNLEKAREDFHVGNLYFNRGCTGAIVGYQPFGGFNMSGTDSKAGGPDYIGLHMQAKTTSEML is encoded by the coding sequence ATGATACCTTATAAACATGAAGCATTCACAGACTTTTCGAAAGAAGAAAATAAAAAAGCAATTAAAGAAGGCTATAAAGTAGTAGAAGCATACTTAGGTGATGAGTATCCATTAATCGTTGGTGGAGAAAGAATTACAACAGAAAGCAAAATTGTTTCTTATAATCCAGCAAACAAAGAGCAAGTTGTAGGTTCTGTATCTAAAGCTTCAAAAGAAATTGCTGCAAAAGCAATGGATATTGCAGATGAAACTTTCAACACTTGGAAAAAAGTAAAACCAGAAGTGCGTGCTGACGTTCTTTTCAAAGCTGCAGCAATTATGCGTCGTCGTAAATTTGAATTCTCTGCATTATTATCTAAAGAAGCAGGTAAAACTTGGGTTGAGGCGGATGTAGAAGCTGCTGAAGCGATCGATTTCCTTGAATATTATGGTCGTCAAATGCTTCGTTTGAAAGATGGTCAACCAGTAGAAAGCCGTCCAGGCGAATACAATCGTTATGACTATATTCCACTAGGAGTAACAGTTGTTATTTCACCATGGAACTTCCCGTTTGCAATTATGGCTGGTACAGCTGTAGCTGCTATGGTAGCTGGTAATACAGTTTTACTTAAACCAGCTTCAACTACTCCAGTAGTTGCTTATAAATTTATCGAAGTATTAGAAGAAGCTGGAATGCCTGCTGGTGTTGTTAACTTCATCCCTGGTTCAGGTGCTGAAATTGGTGACTTCCTAGTTGAACACCCACGTACACGTTTAATCAGCTTCACAGGTTCACGTGATGTAGGTTTAGGAATCGTAGAAAAATCATCTAAATTATCTGATGGTCAAATTTGGATTAAACGTACAATCCTTGAAATGGGCGGTAAAGATACAATCGTTGTAGATAAAGAAGCAGATTTAGAATTAGCTGCTCAATCTATCGTGAAATCAGCATTTGGATTTAGTGGACAAAAATGTTCTGCTTGTTCACGCGCTGTAATCGTTGAAGATGTATATGATCAAGTAGTAAATCGTGTAGAAGAGTTAACTAACGCTTTATCAGTTGGTGTTCCTGATAACGACGAACACTTTGTTGGTCCAGTTATCGATGGTGCTTCTTTCAAAAAAATTATGAGCTATATCGAAATCGGTAAAGGAGAAGGTCGCCTTGTTACAGGTGGTACTGGTGATGATTCAAAAGGTTTCTTCATTCAACCAACAGTAATTGCTGACCTATCTCCAACAGCTCGTATTATGCAAGAAGAAATCTTTGGTCCAGTTGTAGGTATTACAAAAGCTAAAGATTTCGACGAAGCAATCGAAATTGCTAACAACACTGAATACGGCTTAACTGGTGCTGTTATAACTAATAACCGCATGAATTTAGAAAAAGCTCGTGAAGACTTCCACGTAGGTAACCTTTACTTTAACCGTGGATGTACTGGTGCAATTGTTGGATACCAACCATTCGGTGGATTTAATATGTCAGGTACAGATTCAAAAGCAGGTGGTCCAGACTATATCGGACTTCATATGCAAGCAAAAACAACTTCTGAAATGCTTTAA
- a CDS encoding sigma 54-interacting transcriptional regulator has translation MTNTMDNLLPFYKFATEQVTVGIHAVDILGKTIIYNEKMKEIEGLNSVDVVDRSILEVFQFEQQESTLLKVLHSGKPVLRVKQTYWNRNGQEITTINDTYPVFEQGNLIGAIEFSRDITTLERLIFQPLKRNSEAITLSTIAAESQLMKEVKERSLKAAHVRMPVLLIGEAGTGKDLIAEAIHNQLSPTNEQFINLPCHSSDDHFINKFEQELLHLSNCTIFCERIDLLSIDLQNKLLQILMENRDQNLYIASIGQDPIDLVYQNQLSKELYYYFATMTINIPPLRYRTDDILPIIHDYFHRYLNRYGSTIQEVEDEVIQAFLTYEWPGNLKELELLLDEISSMITTESILKFDMLPLHFKLKVQDFNETSKKAEDFVISPDKELLPLDEYLREAEFYYLQKAMEKYDSNITKAAEALGMSRQNLQYRLRKMKK, from the coding sequence ATGACTAACACTATGGATAATCTTCTTCCTTTTTATAAATTTGCAACAGAGCAAGTGACTGTAGGGATCCACGCCGTCGACATCTTGGGTAAAACAATCATTTATAATGAAAAAATGAAAGAAATTGAAGGACTAAATTCTGTAGACGTGGTCGACCGTTCCATTCTGGAGGTTTTTCAATTTGAGCAACAAGAAAGTACATTACTCAAAGTGTTGCATAGTGGCAAGCCAGTATTACGTGTTAAACAAACCTATTGGAATCGAAATGGACAAGAAATTACTACGATTAATGATACATACCCCGTTTTTGAACAAGGTAACCTGATTGGTGCGATTGAGTTCTCCCGAGATATCACCACATTAGAAAGACTTATTTTTCAACCTTTAAAAAGGAACAGCGAAGCGATAACACTCTCCACGATTGCCGCAGAATCTCAATTAATGAAAGAAGTAAAAGAACGTTCGCTGAAAGCTGCCCATGTTCGAATGCCTGTCCTTTTAATAGGAGAAGCTGGTACAGGGAAGGATTTAATTGCTGAAGCTATTCACAATCAACTTTCTCCGACTAATGAACAATTTATTAACCTTCCTTGCCATAGTTCAGATGATCACTTTATTAATAAATTTGAACAAGAACTTTTACATCTATCTAACTGCACTATATTCTGTGAAAGAATCGACTTATTATCCATTGACTTACAAAATAAGCTTTTACAAATCCTAATGGAAAATAGAGATCAAAATCTATATATCGCAAGTATAGGACAGGATCCAATCGATTTAGTTTATCAAAATCAATTAAGTAAAGAACTGTACTATTATTTTGCGACTATGACGATTAATATTCCGCCACTTAGGTACAGAACGGATGATATTTTACCTATCATACATGATTATTTTCATCGTTATTTAAATCGTTATGGTTCGACCATTCAAGAGGTTGAAGATGAAGTAATCCAAGCGTTCTTAACCTATGAGTGGCCAGGGAATTTAAAAGAACTAGAGCTACTTTTAGATGAAATCAGCTCTATGATCACAACGGAAAGTATTTTAAAATTTGATATGCTCCCTCTACACTTTAAATTGAAGGTTCAGGATTTTAATGAAACCTCTAAAAAAGCAGAGGATTTTGTTATCTCCCCCGATAAAGAATTACTTCCTTTGGATGAATATTTAAGAGAAGCGGAATTTTATTATTTACAAAAAGCAATGGAAAAATACGATAGCAATATTACAAAGGCTGCGGAAGCTTTGGGGATGAGTCGCCAAAATTTACAATATCGCTTACGGAAAATGAAAAAGTAA
- the yugI gene encoding S1 domain-containing post-transcriptional regulator GSP13 yields MAKNYKVGDVVAGRVTGIQPYGAFVSLDENTQGLVHISEITYGYVKEVSEFLTIGQEVEVKILEVDDGAGKISLSIRELQEKPSAPKKEDKPRKTLQDRVDEHDDEGFNTLKEKLADWIKQSIRY; encoded by the coding sequence ATGGCAAAAAATTATAAGGTAGGAGATGTGGTCGCGGGTAGGGTTACTGGCATTCAGCCCTATGGAGCATTCGTTAGTTTAGATGAAAATACGCAAGGTCTCGTGCATATTTCTGAAATAACGTATGGCTATGTAAAAGAAGTCAGTGAATTTTTAACGATTGGTCAAGAAGTGGAAGTAAAAATTTTGGAAGTAGACGATGGAGCTGGGAAAATAAGCTTGTCTATTCGTGAACTGCAAGAAAAACCATCTGCTCCTAAAAAAGAGGATAAACCACGTAAAACACTACAAGATCGTGTTGATGAACATGATGACGAAGGATTTAATACATTAAAAGAAAAACTAGCAGATTGGATCAAACAATCCATTCGATACTAG